The proteins below are encoded in one region of Microbacterium pygmaeum:
- the nrdF gene encoding class 1b ribonucleoside-diphosphate reductase subunit beta, translating into MTPDKLKLLTQVQAINWNRIEDDKDVDVWNRLVNNFWLPEKIPLSNDIQSWNTLTPEEQLLTMRVFTGLTLLDTVQATVGAVSLIPDAITPHEEAVYTNIAFMESVHAKSYSSIFSTLASTKEIDEAFRWSVENPNLQKKAQIVMEYYQGDNPLKRKVASTLLESFLFYSGFYLPMYWSSHAKLTNTADLIRLIIRDEAVHGYYIGYKFQKGLERVSQAERDDIKDYTFSLLYELYDNEVQYTQDLYDGVGLTEDVKKFLHYNANKALMNLGYEAMFPETTTNVNPAILSALSPNADENHDFFSGSGSSYVIGKAEATEDADWDF; encoded by the coding sequence ATGACCCCCGACAAGCTCAAGCTGCTCACGCAGGTGCAGGCGATCAACTGGAACCGCATCGAGGACGATAAGGACGTCGACGTGTGGAACCGGCTGGTCAACAACTTCTGGCTGCCCGAGAAGATCCCGCTGTCCAACGACATCCAGTCGTGGAACACGCTCACGCCCGAGGAGCAGCTGCTGACGATGCGCGTGTTCACGGGGCTCACGCTGCTCGACACGGTGCAGGCGACCGTCGGAGCCGTCTCACTGATCCCGGATGCGATCACTCCGCACGAGGAGGCCGTCTACACGAACATCGCGTTCATGGAGTCGGTGCACGCCAAGAGCTATTCGTCGATCTTCTCGACGCTCGCCTCGACGAAGGAGATCGACGAGGCGTTCCGCTGGTCCGTGGAGAACCCGAACCTTCAGAAGAAGGCGCAGATCGTCATGGAGTACTACCAGGGCGACAACCCCCTCAAGCGCAAGGTCGCCTCCACGCTGCTGGAGAGCTTCCTGTTCTACTCGGGCTTCTACCTGCCGATGTACTGGTCCTCGCATGCCAAGCTCACGAACACTGCAGACCTCATCCGCCTCATCATCCGCGACGAGGCCGTGCACGGGTACTACATCGGATACAAGTTCCAGAAGGGTCTCGAGCGGGTCAGCCAGGCCGAGCGCGACGACATCAAGGACTACACGTTCTCGCTGCTGTACGAGCTCTACGACAACGAAGTGCAGTACACGCAGGACCTCTACGACGGCGTCGGGCTGACGGAGGACGTCAAGAAGTTCCTGCACTACAACGCCAACAAGGCGCTTATGAACCTGGGGTACGAGGCGATGTTCCCCGAGACGACCACGAACGTGAACCCCGCGATCCTGTCCGCCCTCTCACCGAACGCCGATGAGAACCACGACTTCTTCAGCGGGTCCGGCTCGTCGTACGTCATCGGCAAGGCCGAGGCCACCGAAGACGCGGACTGGGACTTCTAG